A region of Geobacillus sp. 46C-IIa DNA encodes the following proteins:
- a CDS encoding FixH family protein codes for MRRHLFLAMIAMLAGIVIAACSNNNEQAETPAMLEVKMDVPDHIDVDKPTKLACVVIYGGENVDDASEVKFEVWKHGDGDRQMLEAKHDGNGRYSVTKTFKEAGTYSVVAHVTARDMHNMPKQDVIVGNPEQAAAEGVSSDGQENKEEGHHHGSGVSMSLSSHSFEAGKPVALGVRITKDGKPMTDATVRFEIWQADNKHQFIDAKEKRNGQYEAVATFANQGTYSVKVHVEASGLHEHQVEQVTAH; via the coding sequence ATGAGAAGACATTTGTTTTTAGCGATGATCGCCATGCTCGCTGGCATCGTCATCGCCGCTTGCTCGAACAACAACGAACAAGCGGAAACGCCGGCGATGCTTGAAGTGAAAATGGATGTGCCCGATCATATCGATGTGGACAAGCCGACGAAGCTCGCCTGTGTCGTGATCTATGGCGGCGAAAACGTCGATGATGCAAGCGAAGTGAAATTTGAAGTATGGAAGCATGGCGATGGCGACCGGCAAATGCTTGAAGCGAAGCATGATGGAAATGGACGCTATTCGGTGACGAAAACGTTCAAAGAAGCGGGAACGTATTCGGTTGTCGCCCATGTAACCGCACGCGATATGCATAATATGCCGAAACAAGATGTCATAGTTGGGAATCCGGAACAGGCCGCAGCTGAAGGTGTGAGCTCGGATGGTCAAGAGAACAAGGAAGAAGGCCATCATCATGGCAGCGGTGTTTCCATGTCGTTATCTTCTCATTCGTTCGAAGCGGGAAAACCAGTGGCGTTAGGGGTTCGCATCACGAAAGACGGAAAGCCGATGACAGACGCCACCGTTCGTTTTGAAATTTGGCAGGCGGACAACAAGCATCAATTTATCGATGCGAAAGAAAAGAGAAACGGTCAGTATGAGGCCGTTGCTACGTTTGCAAACCAAGGGACGTACTCGGTCAAAGTGCATGTCGAAGCGAGCGGGCTGCATGAACATCAAGTGGAACAAGTAACCGCCCATTAA
- a CDS encoding methyl-accepting chemotaxis protein, whose translation MSELTKRRRARQALKKVTETAEALRRSLDRTRPLDEQLDRIRAFLDDRLGHDEYFVIVDENGYGLVHTNRLREGRLFADPVGLAAAQTNEPLLQMYERDTGEVLIDASCPLWTDPGGKRLNLRMGRLMHRPYLQWVLASIAIAPAAVSLAAALMGASPVFAALLAAAAGLGLSAIWHQTLAAQLRHWYSVARTVSSGQLQTEVETAKKRDEFHQIAYEINKMILGIRTIIDGLAKAAKTVHDVSQEQQTEVRRLSESFDEIATAVETFREGTKQQTAAVEQADEVIQKMVERVQLMRTAVERVVSQAGEAWSSASEGIRLMDETKANMDAMQQGISETTALIDKAAKEAGRVHEMIAAIRTIAKQTNLLALNASIEAARAGEAGRGFSIVAQEVRTLAEDTNTFAAKIFTSLDAMTNALEAAVRAVQGSGRHVEKTKDSLWQTGETFSSFGNMFTQLNDLLQQNEEYVNTITADGEQLSTLIGGVRTVASDFSDMVQETAAGLERQTLALHELAGEADALAAAARDLETMIARFRS comes from the coding sequence ATGAGTGAGCTGACGAAACGGCGCCGGGCGAGACAGGCGTTGAAAAAAGTGACGGAAACGGCGGAAGCGCTGCGGCGGTCGCTCGACCGAACGCGTCCGCTTGATGAACAGCTCGACCGCATCCGCGCATTTTTAGACGACCGCCTTGGCCATGATGAATATTTTGTCATTGTTGATGAAAACGGATACGGACTTGTCCATACCAACCGCCTCCGTGAAGGCCGTCTGTTTGCCGACCCGGTCGGGCTTGCAGCTGCCCAGACGAACGAACCGCTGCTGCAAATGTATGAACGCGACACAGGTGAGGTGTTAATCGATGCCAGCTGCCCGCTTTGGACAGATCCGGGTGGAAAGCGGCTCAACTTGCGGATGGGTCGGCTTATGCACCGCCCCTATTTGCAATGGGTGTTGGCAAGCATCGCCATCGCGCCGGCAGCTGTTAGTCTAGCAGCCGCCCTCATGGGTGCATCGCCCGTTTTTGCCGCGCTGCTTGCCGCCGCGGCCGGACTTGGGCTCAGCGCCATCTGGCATCAAACGCTTGCTGCCCAGCTGCGCCATTGGTACAGCGTCGCCCGCACCGTCTCGTCCGGCCAGCTGCAGACGGAAGTCGAGACGGCCAAAAAACGGGACGAATTCCATCAAATCGCCTACGAAATCAATAAAATGATTCTTGGCATCCGCACGATCATTGACGGATTGGCGAAAGCAGCGAAAACGGTGCACGATGTCAGCCAGGAGCAGCAGACAGAGGTGCGGCGCTTGTCTGAGTCGTTTGACGAAATCGCCACCGCGGTCGAAACGTTCCGCGAAGGGACAAAACAACAAACAGCGGCGGTTGAACAAGCGGATGAAGTCATTCAAAAAATGGTAGAACGCGTGCAGCTTATGCGCACCGCGGTCGAGCGCGTCGTGAGTCAAGCAGGCGAGGCATGGTCGTCAGCGTCCGAGGGCATTCGCCTGATGGATGAAACGAAAGCGAACATGGACGCCATGCAGCAAGGCATCAGCGAGACGACCGCTCTCATTGACAAAGCAGCAAAAGAGGCGGGGCGCGTTCATGAAATGATTGCCGCCATTCGCACGATCGCCAAGCAGACGAACTTGCTTGCCTTAAACGCTTCGATTGAGGCGGCGCGCGCCGGTGAGGCGGGCCGCGGCTTTTCGATCGTCGCCCAAGAAGTGCGGACGCTCGCCGAAGATACGAACACCTTCGCCGCCAAAATTTTCACCTCGCTCGACGCCATGACAAATGCGCTCGAAGCAGCCGTACGGGCGGTGCAAGGAAGCGGCCGCCACGTCGAAAAAACGAAAGACTCCCTTTGGCAAACAGGGGAGACGTTTTCCTCATTCGGTAATATGTTCACCCAGCTAAACGATCTGCTTCAACAAAACGAAGAGTACGTCAACACCATCACTGCCGACGGTGAACAGCTGAGCACATTGATAGGCGGCGTGCGCACCGTCGCTTCCGATTTTTCCGACATGGTGCAAGAAACGGCAGCAGGGCTTGAGCGGCAAACGCTCGCCCTTCACGAACTGGCCGGTGAAGCGGATGCGTTGGCCGCGGCGGCGCGCGATTTGGAAACGATGATCGCCCGCTTTCGCTCATGA